Proteins encoded together in one Entomobacter blattae window:
- the panC gene encoding pantoate--beta-alanine ligase: MEVLRNLADLEDYRHHIGLKKSEMLTLVPTMGSLHAGHLSLVQRAKEPSPEQPEALPAKVMVSIFVNPIQFDQPEDLKRYPRQEEYDIALLSEAGCDAVWIPDVKAMYPKGFATRIEVEGPALLWEGARRPGHFSGVATVVARLFGLITPDRAIFGEKDWQQLQVIKRMVADLSLGIIIEGAPIVREEDGLALSSRNQFLTPTERAQAPILYKTLLQVREKLQNKAPHSVLQEARQTLTEKGFSVDYLEIVQKEEMLVAKAWSEHTRLITAARLGSVRLLDNIGP; encoded by the coding sequence ATGGAAGTTTTGCGAAATCTGGCGGATCTTGAGGATTATCGCCATCATATCGGTTTAAAAAAATCAGAAATGCTTACGCTTGTGCCCACTATGGGCTCTTTGCATGCTGGACATCTGTCTTTGGTACAAAGGGCTAAAGAGCCAAGCCCAGAGCAGCCAGAAGCCCTGCCTGCAAAAGTGATGGTTTCTATTTTTGTTAATCCGATCCAATTTGATCAACCTGAAGATCTTAAGCGTTATCCTCGCCAGGAAGAGTACGATATAGCCCTGCTGAGCGAAGCAGGCTGTGACGCTGTCTGGATTCCCGATGTAAAAGCTATGTATCCTAAAGGTTTTGCCACTCGAATTGAGGTTGAAGGACCAGCTTTGTTGTGGGAGGGTGCACGCCGGCCTGGGCATTTTTCTGGGGTGGCTACTGTGGTTGCACGCTTGTTTGGCCTTATTACTCCAGACAGGGCTATTTTTGGGGAAAAAGATTGGCAGCAACTGCAGGTCATCAAACGTATGGTAGCCGACCTATCCTTAGGAATAATCATAGAAGGAGCTCCCATTGTCAGGGAGGAAGATGGGCTGGCTCTCTCTTCACGCAATCAGTTTTTAACCCCAACAGAAAGAGCGCAAGCGCCTATTCTTTATAAAACACTGTTACAGGTTCGAGAAAAACTTCAGAACAAGGCTCCTCATTCTGTTTTACAAGAAGCAAGGCAAACCCTGACCGAAAAGGGGTTTTCTGTGGATTATCTGGAAATTGTGCAGAAGGAAGAGATGCTTGTGGCAAAGGCGTGGTCTGAACATACACGCCTGATTACCGCAGCCCGTCTAGGCAGTGTGCGCTTATTAGATAATATAGGCCCTTGA
- a CDS encoding DUF2272 domain-containing protein, whose product MSYWPLYKPFPFLALSALPLLWLTACGSDQSQQPLQQHSSSAAGQAQSYTEGHVPDFATRNFEPFNRQDAIAIAMREWRLFNQPVDDDDPRTRPEPTSPAVKAERAPGLWQRVGEYWWAGINPYDSQVSYTGKHDSDGRVFNFTNDTRYAWSAAFISYVMRIAGANERFAYSPNHSTYINAAFTGAASGLTGRSPREYAPQPGDLICVGRGASRNLQFENLPTSYDFPSHCGLVVAINQNGPPFGHQLSIIGGNVDDSVALTHVPTDTNGLLADPTTGMSYDSRYPWFAVLQVHYDANEEPYTDE is encoded by the coding sequence ATGTCTTACTGGCCTCTCTATAAACCTTTTCCATTTCTGGCGTTATCTGCCCTTCCTCTTCTTTGGTTAACGGCATGCGGAAGCGACCAGAGCCAGCAGCCCCTCCAACAACACTCCTCTTCTGCAGCAGGGCAAGCCCAATCCTATACAGAAGGCCATGTGCCTGATTTTGCTACACGGAATTTCGAGCCCTTTAACCGCCAGGACGCCATTGCCATTGCCATGCGGGAATGGCGGCTCTTTAACCAGCCCGTTGATGATGATGACCCCCGCACCCGGCCAGAGCCAACAAGCCCAGCTGTAAAGGCAGAACGTGCACCTGGGCTATGGCAACGGGTGGGTGAATATTGGTGGGCTGGTATTAACCCCTATGATAGCCAGGTAAGCTATACCGGCAAGCACGATTCTGATGGCCGTGTGTTTAATTTTACAAACGATACACGCTATGCTTGGTCGGCTGCTTTTATTTCTTATGTCATGCGGATTGCAGGAGCAAATGAGCGTTTTGCCTATTCTCCCAACCACTCCACCTATATTAATGCAGCCTTTACCGGGGCCGCTTCCGGTCTTACTGGGCGAAGCCCAAGGGAATATGCTCCCCAGCCAGGGGATCTGATCTGTGTTGGCCGGGGCGCAAGCCGTAATCTACAGTTTGAAAATCTTCCGACCTCTTATGACTTTCCCTCCCATTGTGGCCTAGTTGTTGCTATTAACCAAAATGGCCCTCCATTTGGCCATCAGCTCAGCATTATTGGCGGAAACGTCGATGATTCTGTAGCTCTGACCCATGTTCCTACAGATACTAATGGCCTTCTGGCTGATCCTACCACCGGAATGAGCTATGATTCCCGCTATCCATGGTTTGCTGTTTTACAAGTCCATTATGATGCTAATGAAGAACCTTATACTGACGAATAA
- the speE gene encoding polyamine aminopropyltransferase produces the protein MTAKWVSEELYEGWRQQFRIRKELVHTKSPFQDIMVCESEEFGRVLFLDGVVQITEKDEFVYQEMLSHVPLIAHGKAENVLIVGAGDGGVLRRVLQHSTVKKADMVEIDGEVIEISKKYLPTIAGQAWSDPRANVIVGDGVAHVKQAGNGVYDVIIVDSTDPIGVGEVLFTDEFYENCARILSEYGLIVNQCGVPFLQADELRETSQRRKKFFPYVSAYCAAVPTYIGGFMTLGVASKNPAGLEVSLQTLKERANQAGLEGKTRYWTPALHRAAFVLPPYIAEQLP, from the coding sequence ATGACGGCAAAATGGGTCAGCGAAGAGCTTTATGAAGGCTGGCGTCAGCAATTTAGGATTCGTAAAGAGTTGGTGCATACCAAAAGCCCTTTTCAGGATATTATGGTTTGTGAGAGTGAAGAATTTGGCCGTGTGTTATTTTTGGATGGCGTTGTTCAGATTACAGAAAAGGATGAGTTTGTTTATCAGGAAATGCTCTCTCATGTGCCGTTAATTGCCCATGGAAAAGCCGAAAACGTGCTCATCGTAGGGGCCGGCGATGGCGGAGTGCTGCGCCGGGTTTTACAGCATAGCACTGTTAAAAAGGCCGATATGGTAGAAATTGATGGTGAGGTGATTGAAATTTCCAAGAAATATCTTCCCACTATTGCTGGGCAGGCTTGGTCAGACCCACGAGCGAATGTCATTGTTGGTGATGGGGTTGCCCACGTCAAACAGGCGGGCAATGGTGTATATGACGTGATTATAGTAGATAGTACTGATCCTATTGGGGTGGGAGAAGTTTTATTTACCGATGAGTTTTATGAAAATTGTGCTCGGATTCTCAGTGAGTATGGTCTTATCGTTAATCAGTGTGGTGTTCCTTTTCTTCAGGCAGATGAATTACGCGAAACCAGCCAGAGGCGAAAAAAGTTTTTTCCCTATGTATCGGCTTATTGTGCTGCGGTTCCTACTTATATAGGGGGATTTATGACGTTAGGTGTGGCCTCTAAAAACCCTGCGGGGTTAGAGGTTTCCTTGCAAACCCTTAAGGAACGGGCAAACCAAGCAGGGCTTGAGGGGAAAACCCGGTACTGGACCCCAGCTCTCCATCGGGCTGCCTTTGTTTTACCTCCCTATATTGCAGAACAACTCCCCTAA
- a CDS encoding rhodanese-like domain-containing protein codes for MEIVSDLEKIMEIRQLSSHQAWHEFKNTPTAYLIDVRTPQEWRITGIAPIAESRQLLLSLIWADNTFNPDFIETFQKHCLNKTQPLYFVCKKGIRSQKAAELMAFKGYTSLVNIYDGFESLIHQIQSFPL; via the coding sequence ATGGAAATTGTATCAGATTTAGAAAAAATCATGGAAATTCGTCAGCTTTCTTCTCACCAGGCGTGGCATGAGTTTAAAAACACTCCCACAGCTTATCTTATCGATGTTCGAACCCCTCAGGAATGGAGAATTACAGGTATTGCACCCATTGCAGAAAGCCGCCAGCTGCTCCTTTCTCTTATCTGGGCTGATAACACCTTTAATCCCGATTTTATTGAAACGTTTCAAAAACATTGCCTCAACAAAACCCAACCTCTGTATTTTGTTTGTAAAAAAGGCATAAGAAGCCAAAAAGCAGCAGAACTTATGGCTTTTAAAGGCTATACCAGCCTTGTAAATATTTATGATGGGTTTGAGAGTTTAATCCACCAGATCCAGTCTTTTCCGCTCTAA
- the speD gene encoding adenosylmethionine decarboxylase, with protein MNALARLGIVSDFPRNNQISAVSSLQQEERKDYFVEKDGVKYAGNHLLVDLWGAINLDDPDKIDQTLREAAITAGATILHSHFHHFTPNGGVSGVIVLAESHISIHTWPERNFAAVDIFMCGVCDPHLAIPVMQRLFQAERVVIDEMRRGKETLEK; from the coding sequence ATGAACGCACTTGCTCGGCTGGGGATAGTCTCGGATTTCCCGAGAAATAACCAGATTTCGGCTGTTTCTTCTCTTCAGCAAGAAGAACGGAAAGACTATTTTGTTGAAAAAGATGGTGTCAAATATGCAGGCAACCATCTTTTAGTAGATCTGTGGGGGGCCATTAATCTTGATGACCCCGACAAGATTGATCAAACCCTTCGGGAAGCTGCCATTACGGCAGGGGCTACCATTTTACACAGCCATTTTCACCATTTTACGCCTAATGGCGGGGTCTCTGGTGTTATTGTGCTGGCAGAGAGTCATATCTCAATTCATACATGGCCAGAACGCAACTTTGCAGCAGTGGATATCTTTATGTGCGGGGTATGCGACCCTCATTTGGCTATACCAGTTATGCAGCGTCTTTTTCAGGCAGAGCGGGTCGTGATTGATGAAATGCGCCGTGGGAAGGAAACGCTTGAAAAATAA
- a CDS encoding helix-turn-helix domain-containing protein, giving the protein MVKKKDEMIEFLGTQETLGQRIRLLRKLEGFTQEDIANKLGVSRSAVAHWETNREGSVREHLPNLAKLLNVPVEVFLTGMASQSAQMEISIDEIDLLKLYRQLTTLERLSIQRSITRLIKHREKE; this is encoded by the coding sequence ATGGTAAAAAAAAAAGACGAGATGATAGAGTTTCTTGGCACACAAGAAACTCTTGGTCAGAGAATTAGGCTATTACGGAAGCTTGAAGGCTTTACGCAGGAAGATATTGCCAACAAATTGGGCGTTTCACGGAGTGCTGTTGCGCATTGGGAAACCAATCGGGAGGGAAGCGTGAGAGAACATCTTCCCAATTTGGCAAAATTATTGAATGTGCCGGTGGAAGTGTTTCTTACGGGCATGGCAAGTCAGTCTGCGCAAATGGAAATCAGTATTGATGAAATTGATTTGCTGAAACTTTATAGGCAGTTAACAACGTTGGAACGCCTTTCTATTCAGCGGTCAATCACTCGGTTAATCAAACATCGGGAAAAAGAATAG
- a CDS encoding 4-(cytidine 5'-diphospho)-2-C-methyl-D-erythritol kinase, translating into MSNHRFPPTSSSGSISEFARAKINLYLHITGKRPNGYHELDSLAVFAQVGDRLAISLNEKMASGVVSSSEAVLDSGPILRLTGPFAQNLAQVSGGDKRSNLVFKAARSLSQAVEEKTGQVFPIENLDITLEKNLPIASGIGGGSADAAAVIRALFILWKIDKLFSPQEILSCLKAIGADVPVCFQQKAVRMEGIGEILSEVPILPECGIVLVNPGRAVSTPLVFQARKGEFRKKVEYPPQWKNCEELISFLKGTSNDLQEAALLVEPVIRDVLESLAKLPQVRLVRMSGSGATCFALFEAKQEALEAIKRISHKEWWSWAGSLCI; encoded by the coding sequence ATGTCCAATCACCGATTCCCGCCCACTAGTTCTTCTGGCTCTATTTCAGAATTTGCACGGGCAAAAATTAATCTTTATTTGCATATTACAGGGAAAAGACCCAACGGCTATCATGAGTTAGATAGTCTGGCCGTTTTTGCTCAGGTCGGTGATAGGCTTGCTATTAGCTTGAATGAAAAAATGGCCTCTGGAGTGGTTTCTTCCTCAGAAGCCGTTCTCGACTCGGGCCCCATTTTAAGGTTAACAGGGCCTTTTGCGCAAAATTTAGCTCAGGTTTCAGGGGGCGATAAGAGGAGCAATCTGGTTTTTAAAGCCGCGAGGAGTCTCTCTCAGGCTGTAGAGGAAAAAACAGGTCAGGTTTTTCCTATCGAAAATCTCGATATTACGTTGGAAAAAAATCTGCCGATTGCGTCAGGAATTGGAGGGGGGTCTGCGGATGCTGCGGCGGTTATCCGCGCGCTCTTTATTTTATGGAAGATAGACAAGCTGTTTTCACCTCAGGAAATCCTTTCCTGCCTTAAGGCCATAGGGGCAGATGTGCCTGTCTGCTTTCAGCAAAAAGCAGTGCGAATGGAAGGGATCGGTGAAATTCTTTCAGAAGTGCCTATATTACCAGAATGTGGAATTGTTTTGGTTAATCCGGGGCGGGCTGTTTCAACCCCTTTGGTTTTTCAGGCGAGAAAGGGAGAATTCAGAAAAAAAGTGGAATATCCTCCGCAATGGAAAAATTGTGAAGAGCTGATAAGTTTTTTGAAAGGAACCTCGAACGATCTTCAGGAGGCTGCCCTGTTAGTGGAGCCTGTTATAAGAGATGTTCTGGAGTCTTTAGCAAAACTCCCCCAAGTAAGGCTGGTGAGGATGAGTGGTTCTGGAGCAACCTGTTTTGCTTTGTTTGAGGCAAAACAAGAAGCGCTAGAGGCAATAAAAAGGATTTCACACAAAGAATGGTGGAGTTGGGCAGGGAGCTTGTGTATATAA
- a CDS encoding YqaA family protein, whose amino-acid sequence MLSHVYTYMINKAQSDYAPLWLALIAFSEASFFPLPPDLLLIPMILAQPKKAWQFATICTLASVTGGIFGWYIGAFLMDYLAQPIVHFYHAEATLLALQEKFRLYGVWFILIKGLTPIPYKLVSIASGAALFPIGTFVLASLATRGLRFFIIAALLYFFGASIQNFIEKRLTLVATIFAALMVIGIFAIKYV is encoded by the coding sequence ATGTTAAGTCATGTTTATACTTATATGATCAATAAGGCCCAAAGCGATTATGCCCCTTTATGGTTGGCCCTTATTGCCTTTTCAGAAGCGAGTTTTTTCCCTCTTCCGCCTGATCTGTTACTGATTCCCATGATTTTGGCTCAACCCAAAAAAGCGTGGCAATTTGCTACCATTTGCACATTAGCAAGTGTAACAGGAGGAATTTTTGGATGGTATATCGGCGCTTTTTTGATGGACTATCTCGCACAACCTATTGTGCATTTCTACCATGCAGAAGCCACTCTTCTAGCTCTCCAAGAAAAATTTCGCCTTTATGGTGTATGGTTTATTCTTATTAAAGGGCTTACCCCTATCCCTTATAAGCTTGTTTCTATTGCCAGCGGGGCAGCACTATTCCCCATTGGGACCTTTGTTCTGGCAAGCCTTGCAACACGGGGGTTACGTTTTTTTATTATCGCTGCTCTCCTTTATTTTTTCGGCGCATCGATCCAGAATTTTATAGAAAAACGTTTAACCCTTGTTGCAACTATTTTTGCAGCCTTAATGGTGATAGGAATTTTCGCTATTAAATACGTATAG
- the dksA gene encoding RNA polymerase-binding protein DksA, with product MNPNQLEYFRQKLLHWKKELIGEANETLASLSEGGILEADLADRATVETDRALELRTRDRARKLISKIDMALERIEDGSYGYCEETGEPIGIKRLEARPIATLSIEAQERHEKMEKIYRDE from the coding sequence ATGAATCCTAACCAGCTTGAATACTTCAGGCAGAAGTTACTACACTGGAAAAAAGAACTGATTGGTGAAGCGAATGAAACCCTAGCAAGCCTTTCTGAAGGGGGCATTCTTGAGGCTGATCTCGCTGATAGGGCCACAGTTGAGACTGATAGAGCCCTGGAATTAAGAACACGGGACAGGGCCCGTAAATTGATTTCTAAAATCGATATGGCCCTTGAGAGAATAGAAGATGGTTCCTACGGCTATTGCGAGGAAACCGGCGAGCCCATCGGCATTAAAAGGCTCGAAGCACGCCCCATTGCTACTCTGTCTATTGAGGCCCAGGAGCGCCATGAAAAAATGGAAAAAATTTACCGTGATGAATAG
- a CDS encoding OFA family MFS transporter, with translation MKRSKIFSLQDKSFISSPLVSIIMYKSHSHSSSTRWITLVATIFIQFCLGSAYTWSLYNQAFATRLNHPVSEVAFTFALLCLFLSLSSTVSGKLQDRIGTKKTAVLAGVMLGGSYVLSAFVPNLISLYLIAGVCVGCAEGVGYLPTLSNCVRWFPERKGMISAVVVGSYGLGSLGFKYINSYLLERFGLSGTFVVLGLLTGSVIALCALTLTDAPATDALAVENRAATSRTRSPAKRQYNLTECLHVRQYWMLTLIFLSSCIGGVFVLGTAKDLGQTLAGLSALSAAQGVAVIAATNLAGRLLMGYFSDKVKRIRVISFGQGLALLGLTLLVFFPLSKGVFFFAIACVVFNFGGTVSVYPALVGDYFGMNNVSKNYGGIYLCFGFGGIIGLIITSLLKDFTPTLLLAFVLTVVAFVTSFLVSPPDEGKKKWASSGKLNFTGKMQSSKI, from the coding sequence ATGAAACGATCAAAGATTTTTAGCCTTCAAGACAAGAGTTTTATTTCCTCTCCTCTGGTAAGTATTATTATGTATAAAAGCCATTCTCACTCTTCATCGACACGGTGGATTACGCTAGTTGCAACAATATTCATCCAGTTTTGCTTAGGGTCAGCTTATACTTGGAGTTTGTATAATCAGGCTTTTGCAACCCGGCTGAACCATCCGGTGAGCGAGGTGGCCTTTACTTTTGCCCTGTTATGTCTTTTTCTCTCACTCTCTTCGACCGTTTCTGGAAAATTACAAGACCGGATTGGTACTAAAAAGACGGCTGTTTTGGCAGGGGTGATGTTGGGCGGCAGTTATGTTCTTTCTGCTTTTGTCCCCAACCTTATCAGCCTTTATCTTATTGCAGGTGTATGTGTTGGGTGTGCTGAAGGGGTTGGGTATTTGCCCACGCTTTCCAATTGTGTCCGCTGGTTTCCTGAACGTAAGGGGATGATCTCTGCCGTGGTGGTTGGTTCTTATGGGCTCGGGAGTCTGGGGTTTAAATATATCAATTCTTATCTGCTTGAAAGGTTCGGTCTAAGTGGTACATTCGTTGTTTTGGGACTATTGACAGGCTCTGTCATTGCTCTTTGTGCTTTAACCTTAACCGATGCACCAGCCACCGATGCACTGGCGGTAGAAAATAGAGCGGCTACCTCTCGTACCCGTAGTCCGGCCAAACGGCAATATAATCTTACAGAGTGCCTTCATGTGCGGCAATATTGGATGCTGACTTTAATTTTTCTTAGCTCTTGCATTGGTGGGGTATTTGTACTGGGAACCGCCAAGGATTTAGGGCAAACCTTGGCTGGACTTTCTGCTTTGTCGGCTGCACAAGGGGTGGCTGTTATTGCCGCAACTAACTTGGCTGGGCGGTTATTGATGGGGTATTTTTCAGACAAGGTTAAAAGAATAAGGGTCATATCCTTTGGGCAGGGTCTGGCCTTGCTGGGCCTGACATTGCTGGTATTTTTCCCACTCAGTAAAGGAGTATTCTTCTTTGCCATTGCTTGTGTTGTTTTTAATTTTGGTGGCACTGTTTCTGTCTATCCTGCCTTGGTGGGGGATTATTTCGGTATGAATAATGTGAGTAAAAACTATGGGGGGATTTATCTCTGTTTTGGGTTTGGAGGAATTATCGGTCTAATCATTACCTCCCTTTTAAAAGACTTTACGCCCACTTTGCTGTTGGCTTTTGTTTTAACGGTTGTAGCATTTGTCACCAGCTTTTTAGTGAGCCCGCCTGATGAGGGAAAGAAAAAATGGGCCAGCTCTGGAAAGTTAAATTTTACAGGAAAAATGCAATCGTCCAAAATTTAG